The Solicola gregarius DNA window CGCCGTCCTCGCTGACGTCGCCGACCGAGACGTCGGGGGTGTAGTCGCCCATGCCGGACATGACGTTCTTGAAGTCCGCCTGCGCGTCGTCGCCCGATGTGCCGGAGAAGGTCAGGCTGCCGACATCGCCGTCGGAGACGGCGGTGGCGAGGCCTTCGGCCGCGGGCTTGGGGTCGGACTCGTCCGAGTCGTCGCTGCAGGCTGCCAGCCCGCCGACACAGGCGAGGAGAGCGCAAGCGACGGCCAGGGCACGTACGCGCGAATCTGAACGAAGCATGGCCGTAGTCAAGCAGGCCGGGCCAAGCGGCGAGACCCGGCCACACAGCGGCGACGCGCCGACACGCGGACGAAACACCGGCCCGGATCCGTCATCTGCCCGAAACATCGGCGGACGAGAACCGAAACGCCGCTACCCGACGATGAGGCCTATGCGCCGATCCGGACAGCGCGGTTCGCCCGGCGTCGATTCGAACTGCACGGAGGTCTCGCCTTCACCGCGCGACCTCTGAAACTGGAGGTTCCATGGATACCGGCCATGCCGCATGGGTACTGACCTCGGCTGCGCTCGTCTTGCTGATGACGCCGGGGCTTGCCTTGTTCTACGGGGGGATGACGCGGGCGAAGTCCGTGCTCAACATGATGATGATGTCGTTCGGCGTGCTCGCCGTCGTCCCCGTGGTGTACGTGCTGTGGGGCTGGTCGATGTCGTACGGCAGTGAGGACGTCGGCGGCCTGTTCGCCAACCCCTTCGAGCTGTTCGGCCTCGAGGGCGTTGCTGACGGCGACTACATCTCGATCGCGTTCCAGGTGACGTTCGCGATCATCACCACGGCACTGATCAGCGGTGCGATCGCCGATCGCGCGAGGTTCTCGACCTGGTTGGTGTTCGCCGCCGTCTGGGTGACGCTCGCGTACTTCCCGCTCGCGCACATGGTGTGGGGCGGCGGCCTGCTCAGTGCCGACGGGCCGTTCGCCGACATAGCGGCGCCGATCGACTACGCGGGCGGCACGGTCGTGCACATCAATGCGGGCGTCGCCGGCCTCGTACTCGCGCTGCTGATCGGTGTACGCAGGGGCTTCGGCAAGGAGCCGATGCGTCCGCACAACCTGCCGCTGACGATGCTGGGAGCCGGCCTGCTGTGGTTCGGCTGGTTCGGCTTCAACGTCGGGTCCTTCGTACCGTCTGCGACGGGCAACGCGTTCGCCGCGAACTTCGTCGGCGAAACCGGCCTGGTCTGGGTCAACACCACGGTGGCGACGTCGGCCGCGATGCTCGGCTGGCTGCTGCTGGAGAAGCTGCGCGACGGCAAGGCGACCAGCCTCGGCGCCGCATCGGGAATCGTCGCAGGACTCGTCGCGATCACCCCGGCGTGCGGCAGCCTGAGCCCGGTCGGCTCGATCGCCCTCGGTCTGGTGGCGGGCGTGCTGTGTGCGTTCGCGGTCGGGCTCAAGTACCGCTTCGGGTACGACGACTCGCTCGACGTCGTCGGAGTGCACCTGGTCGGCGGGCTCGTCGGCACGATAGGCATCGGCTTCCTCGCGCTGGACGGTGGCCTGCTGTACGGCGACGGCGGGCGCCAGCTCGCCGTCCAGGCCATCATCGCGCTGGTCGCCGTCGGGTTCTCCGCGGTCGTCACCCTGGTCGTCGGTGGCGCGCTGAAGCTCACCCTGGGCTGGCGCATCGATCCCGACGACGAGGCCGAGGGTATCGACGTGAGCGAGCACGGAGAGTCGGCGTACGACTTCGTCAGCGCCTCGGGGTCGCGGAGCGTGTCAGGTCCGTCGGCTAAGGTGACACAGCGGGCATCCGAAGGAGCGATCGTATGAAGCTCGTGACAGCAGTCATCAAACCGCACAAATGGGAAGACGTACGAGAGGCGCTGGAGACATTCGGCGTCAGCGGTATGACCGTCACAGAAGCCAGCGGCTACGGCCGACAGAAGGGGCACACCGAGGTCTACCGGGGGGCGGAGTACGACGTCGCCCTGGTGCCGAAGTTGCGCGTCGAGATCGCCGTCGAGGACGGCGAGGAGGATGACGTCGTCAACGTCGTGGTGAAGTCCGCCCAGACGGGCAAGATCGGCGACGGCAAGATCTGGGTCTCTCCGCTCGAGTCGGTCGTGCGTGTGCGTACCGGAGAGGTCGACGGAGAGGCGATCTGATCGAGCTGGTCCAGGAGCGTCCCGACCGAGCCGCTGCCCGGGTCGATCGGGCGCTTCGAATGGACGCGCGGTTGCGTGAGCTCTTCGACGCCGCCGCCACGAGCGCCGGGCTGTCGCCCGAGAACGGTTGCGGCCTGGCGCTCGTCGCGGTCGGCGGGTACGGGCGTTCCGAGCTGTCGCCGGCAAGTGACGTCGACGTCGTCCTCCTGCATGATCCGCGGATGCCGTCGGAGACGGTCGCGGCGGCGGCCGAGAAAGTCTGGTACCCGCTGTGGGACGACGGCGTGCTCCTCGACCACGCGGTGCGGAGCACGTCCGCGATGCACGACGCGGCCGTGGTCGACGTACGCACGGCGACGGGCATGCTCGACGCGCGGGGAGTCGCGGGAGACATCTCCTTGGTTCAGTCGCTGCGCTCGTCGGTGCTCGCCGCCTGGCGTCGCGATGCCAGGACGCGGCTGCCGGAGCTACGCGCCGCCTGCAACGCCCGGATCGACCGGGCGGGCTGGCTGGCGCACGCAGCCGTACCCGATCTCAAGGACTCGGGAGGGGGCCTGCGCGACGGGGTCGTGATGCGGGCGTTGGTGTCGACGTGGCTCATCGACGTACCGCGGCACGAGACCGAGCCGCTCCGGCGGTCGTTGCTCGACGTACGCGACGCCCTGCACGAGGTCACGGGGCGTCGTACCGACCGGCTGAGCCGTGACCTGATGCCTGACGTCGCGGCGGCGCTCGAGCTGGAGGCCGATGCTCTCGACCTGCACGTACGCGGCCTCGGCTGGCGTACGGCGCACCTGGC harbors:
- a CDS encoding ammonium transporter; this encodes MDTGHAAWVLTSAALVLLMTPGLALFYGGMTRAKSVLNMMMMSFGVLAVVPVVYVLWGWSMSYGSEDVGGLFANPFELFGLEGVADGDYISIAFQVTFAIITTALISGAIADRARFSTWLVFAAVWVTLAYFPLAHMVWGGGLLSADGPFADIAAPIDYAGGTVVHINAGVAGLVLALLIGVRRGFGKEPMRPHNLPLTMLGAGLLWFGWFGFNVGSFVPSATGNAFAANFVGETGLVWVNTTVATSAAMLGWLLLEKLRDGKATSLGAASGIVAGLVAITPACGSLSPVGSIALGLVAGVLCAFAVGLKYRFGYDDSLDVVGVHLVGGLVGTIGIGFLALDGGLLYGDGGRQLAVQAIIALVAVGFSAVVTLVVGGALKLTLGWRIDPDDEAEGIDVSEHGESAYDFVSASGSRSVSGPSAKVTQRASEGAIV
- a CDS encoding P-II family nitrogen regulator → MKLVTAVIKPHKWEDVREALETFGVSGMTVTEASGYGRQKGHTEVYRGAEYDVALVPKLRVEIAVEDGEEDDVVNVVVKSAQTGKIGDGKIWVSPLESVVRVRTGEVDGEAI